The Lacrimispora xylanolytica genome has a segment encoding these proteins:
- a CDS encoding ABC transporter ATP-binding protein: protein MELRAENMIVTLANTDIVNDISIKVKNKQFVGLIGPNGCGKSTLLKSIYKVIKPKKGNIYLGDLDVLNSEPLSVSRIMGVVGQFNDLSFDFTVEEMVLMGRTPHKKFMERDTEEDYKIVREALNKVSLTGYEDRSYLTLSGGEKQRVILARAIAQQPSFLVMDEPTNHLDIKYQLQILSIVKQMNIGTLAALHDLELAAEYCDYLYVMKQGKLMAQGTPKELLTSKLIREVYDVSCEIYTNPVTGELGIAYMPFS from the coding sequence ATGGAACTTAGAGCAGAAAATATGATCGTTACATTGGCAAATACGGATATTGTAAACGATATTTCGATTAAAGTGAAAAACAAACAGTTTGTAGGTTTAATAGGACCCAATGGATGCGGGAAATCTACACTGCTTAAGAGCATTTATAAGGTCATTAAACCAAAAAAAGGAAACATTTACTTAGGCGATTTGGACGTACTGAATTCAGAACCTCTGTCAGTCTCCCGTATTATGGGTGTTGTTGGTCAGTTTAATGATTTAAGCTTTGATTTTACCGTAGAGGAAATGGTTTTAATGGGCCGGACTCCCCATAAAAAGTTTATGGAACGGGATACCGAGGAAGATTATAAGATCGTGAGGGAAGCCCTTAATAAAGTCAGTCTGACCGGATATGAGGACAGGAGCTATCTCACCTTATCCGGCGGTGAAAAGCAGCGTGTGATCCTGGCACGTGCCATTGCACAACAGCCTTCCTTTCTTGTAATGGATGAGCCCACCAATCATCTGGATATTAAATATCAGCTTCAGATCTTATCCATTGTAAAGCAAATGAATATCGGCACCCTTGCTGCCCTTCATGATCTGGAGCTCGCTGCGGAGTACTGTGATTATCTCTATGTCATGAAGCAAGGTAAGCTTATGGCCCAGGGCACGCCAAAGGAGCTTTTGACCAGCAAGCTGATTCGTGAGGTATATGATGTTTCCTGTGAAATCTATACGAACCCCGTGACCGGGGAGCTTGGCATTGCCTATATGCCATTTTCCTGA
- a CDS encoding iron ABC transporter permease, translated as MKSQNSLTAGLRNKGRVQQKSFVMLIIFLIVFIVFSIGCSVSIGQVNISLGDTFRILLYKSSGMRLGSLDGLSQASFADIIWHIRMPRALMSMLIGAGLSLCGVVIQASVQNPLADPYILGISSGGALGATFAIMLGFSIPGVLGQMGVAIWAFLGAFGAALLVLAIANVKGKVTSVKLVLAGMVINALCNSFSNFIVYFANNSEGIKTVTFWTMGSIASATWDKLPLVAVSICVSSLFFLTQSRILNTMLLGSEAAVTLGISLNRYLRIFMLVSAFVTGIIVASCGTIGFVGLIIPHIVRGVMGSDHKRLVPVSILFGSLFLIWADILARTLIPQSELPIGIITSMIGAPMFLYMLMKKGYGFGGK; from the coding sequence ATGAAGTCACAAAATAGTCTTACAGCAGGTTTACGTAATAAGGGAAGAGTTCAACAAAAGTCATTTGTCATGTTGATCATCTTCCTGATTGTTTTTATAGTATTTTCCATTGGCTGTTCGGTTTCCATCGGACAGGTTAACATCTCACTCGGTGATACCTTTCGTATTTTGCTTTATAAGAGCTCTGGTATGAGACTTGGCTCATTGGATGGACTTTCCCAGGCGTCCTTTGCCGATATTATCTGGCATATCCGTATGCCCCGGGCCTTGATGTCCATGCTTATCGGCGCCGGACTTTCCCTGTGCGGCGTGGTCATTCAGGCATCCGTACAAAACCCTCTGGCAGATCCTTATATCCTGGGCATTTCCTCTGGAGGCGCATTAGGCGCAACATTTGCCATTATGCTGGGCTTTAGTATTCCTGGAGTCCTGGGACAGATGGGAGTTGCCATTTGGGCCTTTTTAGGGGCATTTGGAGCTGCACTTTTGGTGCTTGCCATTGCAAATGTAAAGGGCAAGGTTACCTCAGTGAAGCTTGTACTTGCGGGCATGGTCATCAATGCACTCTGTAATTCCTTTTCTAACTTTATTGTTTATTTTGCCAATAACTCAGAAGGCATTAAAACAGTTACGTTCTGGACCATGGGAAGCATAGCATCTGCGACATGGGATAAGCTGCCTTTGGTGGCAGTCAGTATCTGCGTTTCCTCCTTATTCTTCTTAACCCAGTCCAGGATTCTTAATACCATGCTGCTGGGAAGTGAAGCGGCTGTTACCCTGGGAATCTCCCTAAATCGGTATCTTCGCATCTTCATGCTGGTTTCTGCATTCGTTACGGGAATTATCGTTGCCAGCTGCGGTACCATCGGTTTTGTAGGACTGATCATTCCCCATATTGTAAGAGGTGTCATGGGATCCGACCACAAAAGACTGGTTCCGGTATCTATTTTATTCGGTTCTCTCTTTTTAATCTGGGCCGACATTTTGGCACGTACCCTGATCCCTCAGAGTGAGCTGCCCATTGGAATTATTACATCCATGATCGGGGCTCCCATGTTTTTGTATATGCTGATGAAAAAGGGCTATGGCTTTGGAGGTAAATAA
- a CDS encoding ABC transporter substrate-binding protein, which translates to MGISMLALMTAGVAGCASKAPSANKENETAKEQSSDSSAYPLTISNYRISDGVWSPKDQVFKAAPTRVVANNQSTAELLIRLGLTDSMVGVAALYGSTEEDIKEEFSKIPVLNEKYVGKEITLGANPDLVMGRGDLFADSEWGVGTVDELNSLGVNTYIFNTCQKGAKIDALFKDIDEIGKIFHAEDKAAAFADSLHTRISQLETKMKEVEPLKYGYISYSDGTIATYAGTTDTYQNDALNIIKLDNAFKDASGEITLEQLVSTNPDILLISRYAGGPDAEESVASIYEMPALQSLSAVKNRQIYIIDFSHFWGYSYQILDGVEQLAKEMHPDLMK; encoded by the coding sequence ATGGGCATTTCGATGCTTGCACTTATGACCGCAGGAGTGGCAGGATGCGCCTCCAAAGCCCCCTCTGCCAATAAAGAAAATGAAACTGCAAAGGAACAGAGCTCTGATTCCTCAGCCTATCCCTTAACCATATCCAATTATAGAATAAGTGATGGCGTGTGGTCACCAAAGGACCAGGTATTTAAGGCTGCCCCCACCCGTGTGGTGGCGAACAATCAGTCCACAGCAGAACTGTTGATTCGCCTGGGTCTTACAGATTCCATGGTGGGTGTAGCTGCTCTTTATGGGTCTACGGAAGAAGATATCAAGGAAGAATTTTCTAAAATTCCCGTGCTCAATGAAAAATATGTAGGAAAAGAGATAACCCTTGGTGCAAATCCAGATCTTGTCATGGGACGAGGTGACCTGTTTGCAGATTCAGAATGGGGCGTGGGTACGGTTGATGAGTTGAATTCATTAGGTGTCAATACGTATATTTTTAATACCTGTCAAAAGGGAGCTAAAATTGACGCATTGTTTAAAGACATTGATGAGATAGGAAAGATCTTTCATGCAGAAGATAAAGCTGCCGCCTTTGCAGACAGCCTTCATACCAGAATAAGCCAGCTGGAAACGAAGATGAAAGAGGTGGAGCCCCTTAAATACGGCTATATATCCTACAGCGATGGCACAATTGCTACCTATGCTGGAACCACTGATACCTATCAAAACGATGCCCTCAATATCATAAAGCTGGATAACGCGTTTAAAGATGCGTCCGGTGAAATTACCCTGGAGCAGCTTGTTTCCACCAATCCTGATATACTTCTCATCTCCCGCTATGCCGGCGGCCCTGATGCGGAGGAATCCGTTGCTTCCATTTATGAAATGCCTGCATTACAATCACTTTCAGCAGTGAAAAACCGCCAGATTTATATCATAGACTTCAGTCACTTCTGGGGATACAGCTACCAGATTTTAGATGGTGTGGAGCAGCTTGCCAAAGAAATGCATCCGGATCTGATGAAATAA
- a CDS encoding UDP-N-acetylglucosamine 1-carboxyvinyltransferase produces MEQYIMKGGNPLVGEVTIGGAKNAALGILAAAIMTDDDVLIDNLPDVRDINVLLEAIEEIGAKVERIDRHTVRINGGTIREVSVDDEYIRKIRASYYFIGAMLGKYKSAQVPLPGGCNIGSRPIDQHLKGFRALGAEVKIERGAVIAHAIDLVASHIYLDVVSVGATINVMMAATLAEGQTILENVAKEPHVVDVANFLNSMGANIKGAGTDTIRIRGVNKLHGTEYSIIPDQIEAGTFMCAAAITRGDVMVKNVIPKHLEAISAKLLEMGCEVVEFDDAVRVVGKTNQKHTDIKTLPYPGFPTDMQPQMAVTLALANGTSVVTESIFENRFRYVDELSRMGASVKVEGNVAVIDGVGGFSGAFVNAPDLRAGAALVIAGLAADGYTVVDEIGFIQRGYECFEEKLQGLGAMIEKVDSEKEAKKFKLKVG; encoded by the coding sequence ATGGAGCAGTATATTATGAAGGGCGGAAATCCACTGGTGGGCGAAGTTACCATCGGCGGAGCAAAGAATGCCGCTTTAGGAATTCTGGCAGCAGCTATTATGACAGACGATGATGTTCTGATCGATAATTTACCCGATGTTCGGGATATAAATGTATTACTGGAAGCGATTGAAGAGATTGGTGCAAAGGTAGAACGCATCGACAGACATACCGTTCGTATCAACGGCGGAACCATTCGGGAAGTATCCGTCGATGATGAATACATTCGTAAGATCAGAGCCTCCTATTATTTTATTGGAGCTATGCTTGGCAAGTATAAAAGCGCACAGGTTCCTCTTCCAGGTGGCTGCAACATTGGAAGCCGACCGATTGATCAGCATTTAAAGGGATTCCGCGCCCTTGGAGCGGAAGTAAAGATTGAGCGTGGAGCCGTAATTGCCCATGCCATTGACCTTGTGGCAAGCCATATCTACTTAGACGTGGTAAGCGTTGGTGCAACCATTAATGTAATGATGGCGGCAACTCTTGCAGAAGGACAGACTATTTTAGAAAATGTGGCGAAAGAGCCACACGTCGTTGACGTTGCTAACTTCTTAAACAGCATGGGAGCCAACATCAAAGGCGCTGGTACTGATACCATCCGCATCCGCGGTGTGAATAAGCTTCATGGAACCGAATATTCCATTATCCCTGACCAGATCGAGGCAGGCACTTTTATGTGTGCAGCAGCGATTACCAGAGGGGATGTTATGGTGAAAAACGTAATACCAAAGCATCTGGAAGCCATTTCTGCAAAGCTCCTTGAGATGGGCTGTGAAGTGGTTGAGTTTGACGATGCAGTCCGCGTGGTTGGTAAGACCAATCAGAAGCATACAGACATTAAGACTCTTCCTTATCCTGGGTTCCCTACGGATATGCAGCCTCAGATGGCAGTCACTCTGGCTCTTGCTAATGGAACCAGTGTGGTGACAGAGAGTATCTTTGAAAACCGTTTCCGTTACGTAGATGAACTGTCCCGCATGGGTGCCAGTGTTAAGGTAGAAGGTAACGTAGCAGTTATCGACGGAGTGGGTGGCTTTAGTGGCGCATTTGTCAATGCCCCCGACCTTCGTGCCGGTGCCGCTCTTGTTATCGCAGGACTGGCGGCAGACGGATATACTGTTGTCGATGAAATCGGATTTATTCAGAGAGGCTATGAGTGCTTTGAAGAGAAACTTCAGGGACTTGGAGCCATGATTGAAAAAGTAGATTCCGAGAAGGAAGCGAAGAAGTTTAAATTAAAGGTAGGCTAA
- a CDS encoding nucleotidyltransferase family protein produces MSKKPVLVIMAAGMGSRYGGLKQIDPIDEQGNKIIDFSIYDAVQAGFETVVFIIKKAIEKEFKENIGDRLKDHVNVKYVYQELDKLPEGYGIPEGRVKPWGTGHAILCCQDVIDGPFAVINADDYYGRTAFQAIYNQLTRVSDDENKYQYAMVGYELYNTLTENGHVARGVCTVNEDGKLLNIHERTRIEKHGEIAEYTEDDGNSWTELSEETLVSMNLWGFTESILKELSSRFISFLDRELTQNPVKCEYFLPFVVDELLKEGKAEVSVLKSSDRWYGVTYKEDKENVVKAIRQLKQSGLYPDILWEEK; encoded by the coding sequence ATGAGTAAAAAACCGGTTCTGGTAATCATGGCAGCAGGTATGGGCAGTCGTTACGGAGGATTAAAGCAGATTGATCCAATCGATGAGCAAGGGAATAAGATCATTGACTTTTCCATCTACGATGCCGTGCAGGCTGGATTTGAAACGGTTGTTTTTATTATAAAAAAGGCCATAGAAAAAGAGTTTAAGGAAAATATCGGAGACAGGTTGAAAGACCATGTTAACGTAAAGTATGTCTATCAGGAGCTTGATAAGCTGCCAGAGGGGTATGGGATTCCCGAAGGCAGAGTAAAGCCCTGGGGTACGGGTCATGCCATTCTTTGCTGTCAGGATGTCATTGACGGACCCTTTGCAGTCATTAATGCAGATGATTATTACGGAAGAACTGCCTTTCAGGCAATCTATAATCAATTGACCAGAGTTTCTGACGATGAGAATAAATATCAGTATGCCATGGTAGGCTATGAGCTTTATAACACCCTGACGGAAAATGGTCATGTGGCCAGAGGTGTCTGCACGGTAAATGAGGACGGTAAACTCTTAAATATCCATGAGCGCACCCGGATTGAAAAGCATGGAGAAATTGCAGAATATACAGAAGATGACGGCAATTCCTGGACCGAGCTTTCCGAGGAAACTCTTGTCTCCATGAATTTGTGGGGATTTACAGAAAGCATCTTAAAGGAGCTATCTTCCCGTTTTATCAGCTTTCTTGACCGAGAGCTCACTCAAAATCCGGTGAAGTGTGAATATTTCCTCCCCTTTGTGGTAGATGAACTTTTAAAAGAAGGGAAGGCAGAAGTCTCTGTCTTAAAAAGCTCAGACCGCTGGTACGGTGTGACCTACAAGGAAGATAAAGAGAACGTTGTTAAGGCCATACGCCAGCTGAAACAATCAGGACTCTATCCTGACATTCTCTGGGAAGAGAAGTAA
- the metK gene encoding methionine adenosyltransferase: MEKLLFTSESVTEGHPDKMCDQISDAILDELLRQDPMSRVACETCTTTGIVMVMGEVTTNAYVDIQKIVRETVKEIGYDRAKYGFDYETCGVMVALDEQSKDIAMGVDRALEAKENKMSDAEIDAIGAGDQGMMFGFASNETEEYMPYPIALAHKLALQLTKVRKDGTLTYLRPDGKTQVTVEYSEDGKPIRLDAVVLSTQHDENVSQDQIHKDIKKYVFDEILPAELVDDNTKFFINPTGRFVIGGPHGDSGLTGRKIIVDTYGGYARHGGGAFSGKDCTKVDRSAAYAARYVAKNIVAAGLADKCEIQLSYAIGVAHPTSIMVDTFGTGKLSNEKLVNIIRENFDLRPAGIIKMLDLRRPIYKQTAAYGHFGRNDLDLPWEKLDKTELLKKYL; encoded by the coding sequence ATGGAAAAATTATTATTTACATCCGAGTCAGTAACCGAAGGACATCCGGATAAGATGTGCGATCAGATCTCTGACGCCATTCTCGATGAGCTGTTAAGACAGGACCCTATGAGCCGGGTTGCCTGCGAGACCTGTACCACAACTGGTATTGTTATGGTCATGGGAGAGGTTACCACAAATGCGTATGTGGATATCCAGAAAATCGTACGGGAAACAGTAAAGGAAATCGGCTATGACCGCGCAAAATATGGCTTTGACTACGAGACCTGCGGTGTTATGGTAGCTCTTGACGAACAGTCCAAAGATATTGCCATGGGCGTTGACCGCGCTCTTGAGGCAAAAGAAAATAAGATGTCTGATGCAGAAATTGATGCCATCGGAGCAGGAGATCAGGGTATGATGTTCGGTTTTGCCAGCAATGAAACCGAAGAATATATGCCATATCCCATCGCACTGGCTCACAAGCTGGCTCTTCAGCTGACCAAGGTGAGAAAAGACGGAACTCTGACCTATCTTCGTCCTGACGGAAAGACACAGGTAACCGTGGAATATAGTGAAGATGGAAAGCCAATCCGTCTGGACGCCGTTGTATTATCCACACAGCATGATGAGAACGTAAGCCAGGATCAGATTCACAAAGATATTAAAAAGTATGTCTTTGATGAGATTCTTCCCGCAGAATTAGTGGACGATAACACAAAATTCTTTATTAACCCAACCGGACGTTTCGTTATCGGCGGACCTCACGGCGACAGCGGTTTAACCGGACGTAAAATCATCGTAGACACCTATGGCGGTTATGCTCGTCACGGCGGCGGTGCTTTCTCTGGGAAGGACTGCACAAAGGTAGACCGTTCCGCAGCCTACGCAGCACGTTACGTGGCTAAGAACATCGTTGCAGCAGGTCTTGCTGATAAGTGTGAAATTCAGCTTTCCTACGCCATCGGTGTGGCTCATCCGACTTCCATCATGGTAGATACCTTTGGAACCGGAAAATTAAGCAACGAAAAGCTGGTTAATATCATTCGTGAGAACTTCGATCTTCGTCCTGCTGGAATCATTAAGATGCTGGATCTTCGCCGCCCGATTTACAAGCAGACCGCTGCTTACGGACACTTTGGTAGAAACGATCTTGATCTTCCTTGGGAGAAGCTTGATAAGACGGAGCTTTTAAAGAAATATTTATAA
- a CDS encoding sensor histidine kinase — protein MKLKLKTRLVVAFIIITVIPLTLIFGVVTGLNSYQRNAFRKAYNLTDQVDLISGNTIQIFSRLTSPEVKEIGQLIQSDSGQLGNKEYLDKLNSGLSRKYAYVIVRKGDNLIFDGNSHITQGLYSQLPKYEEIDSTLDGAMYLDGESQHLVKQIDFLFPDGGQGSVFIVSNIDGLLPEIKIMMWEMLFAGIMIIVFTDAILMMWVYRSVISPLGRLEVATKKIRDGNLDFSLEIEEDDEIGQLCQDFEEMRIRLKESAEEKVQYDKENKELISNISHDLKTPITAIKGYVEGIMDGVASSPEKLDRYIRTIYNKANDMDKLIDELTFYSKIDTNKIPYTFTKISVSNYFRDCVDEVGLEMEARNIELGYFNYVDEDVVIIADAEQLRRVINNIVSNSVKYMDKRNGIINIRIKDVGDFIQVGIEDNGKGISAKDLPNIFDRFYRTDSSRNSSQGGSGIGLSIVKKIIEDHGGRIWASSKEGIGTEIHFVLRKYQEVIQE, from the coding sequence GTGAAATTAAAATTAAAAACCAGACTGGTGGTTGCATTTATAATTATCACGGTGATCCCCCTGACCCTTATCTTTGGCGTGGTGACTGGTCTAAACAGTTACCAGAGGAATGCTTTCCGTAAAGCATATAATCTGACGGATCAGGTAGATCTTATTTCCGGCAATACCATTCAGATTTTTAGCCGCCTGACAAGCCCCGAGGTGAAGGAGATCGGCCAGTTAATACAAAGTGACTCGGGACAGCTTGGCAACAAAGAGTATTTGGACAAGCTTAATTCAGGCCTTTCAAGAAAGTACGCCTATGTCATCGTCCGTAAAGGCGATAACTTGATATTTGACGGCAACAGCCATATTACCCAGGGCTTATACAGCCAGCTTCCCAAGTATGAGGAGATTGACAGCACATTGGACGGAGCCATGTATCTGGACGGGGAGAGCCAGCATCTGGTGAAGCAGATTGATTTTCTTTTTCCAGATGGGGGTCAGGGCAGCGTATTCATTGTATCAAACATAGACGGCCTTCTTCCTGAGATTAAGATCATGATGTGGGAGATGCTTTTTGCCGGTATTATGATTATTGTATTTACCGATGCCATTCTTATGATGTGGGTATACCGTTCTGTCATAAGTCCATTGGGACGCTTAGAGGTGGCTACCAAAAAGATTCGGGATGGAAACCTGGATTTCTCCCTGGAGATTGAAGAAGATGACGAGATTGGTCAGCTTTGCCAGGACTTTGAGGAGATGAGAATCCGTTTAAAGGAATCCGCCGAGGAAAAGGTTCAGTATGATAAGGAGAATAAGGAGCTGATCAGCAACATTTCTCATGATTTAAAAACTCCCATTACTGCTATTAAGGGGTATGTGGAAGGAATCATGGATGGGGTTGCATCCTCCCCTGAAAAGCTGGACCGTTATATCCGTACCATTTACAATAAGGCTAATGATATGGATAAGCTGATTGATGAGCTTACCTTTTATTCTAAAATTGATACCAATAAAATCCCCTATACCTTTACGAAAATCAGCGTTTCCAATTATTTCAGGGACTGCGTGGATGAAGTTGGGCTTGAGATGGAAGCCAGAAACATTGAGCTTGGTTATTTTAATTATGTGGACGAAGATGTGGTAATAATAGCAGATGCGGAACAGCTTCGCCGGGTCATTAATAATATTGTGAGCAATTCGGTAAAATATATGGATAAGAGGAATGGAATCATTAACATCCGGATTAAGGATGTAGGCGATTTTATTCAGGTGGGAATTGAAGATAACGGCAAAGGAATTTCAGCAAAGGATCTGCCGAACATTTTTGACCGGTTCTATCGTACGGATTCCTCCAGAAATTCCTCCCAGGGCGGAAGCGGAATTGGTTTGTCTATTGTGAAAAAGATTATAGAGGATCATGGCGGCAGGATTTGGGCCAGCAGCAAGGAAGGAATCGGAACTGAGATTCATTTTGTGTTAAGAAAATACCAGGAGGTCATACAGGAATGA
- a CDS encoding response regulator transcription factor yields the protein MSRILIVEDEISIAELEKDYLELSGFEVEIENNGTEGLSQALHEDFDLLILDLMLPGVDGFEICRKVREVKNTPIIMVSAKKEDIDKIRGLGLGADDYITKPFSPSEMVARVKAHLARYERLIGSGTPDNEIIEIRGLKVDKTARRVWINGEEKNFTTKEFDLLTFLAQNPNHVFTKEELFNKIWDMESIGDIATVTVHIKKIREKIEFNTAKPQYIETIWGVGYRFKV from the coding sequence ATGAGCAGAATACTGATTGTGGAAGACGAGATAAGCATTGCAGAGCTTGAGAAGGATTATCTGGAGCTAAGCGGCTTTGAGGTAGAGATTGAAAATAACGGCACGGAAGGATTATCCCAGGCACTTCACGAGGATTTTGACTTGCTAATACTGGATCTGATGCTCCCTGGGGTAGATGGCTTTGAAATCTGCAGAAAGGTGAGAGAGGTTAAAAATACCCCCATCATTATGGTATCTGCAAAGAAGGAAGATATTGACAAGATCCGTGGTCTTGGACTGGGAGCCGATGATTATATCACAAAGCCCTTTAGTCCCAGCGAGATGGTTGCCCGCGTAAAGGCCCACTTAGCCCGTTACGAGCGCTTGATTGGAAGCGGAACACCGGATAATGAGATTATCGAGATCCGTGGCCTTAAGGTCGATAAGACGGCTAGAAGAGTCTGGATCAATGGGGAAGAAAAGAATTTTACGACTAAGGAATTCGATCTTCTCACATTCCTGGCTCAAAATCCCAATCATGTATTTACAAAAGAGGAATTGTTTAATAAAATATGGGATATGGAATCCATTGGAGATATTGCCACGGTAACCGTCCATATTAAAAAGATCAGAGAAAAAATCGAATTTAATACGGCAAAACCTCAGTATATCGAGACAATCTGGGGCGTAGGCTATCGGTTTAAGGTCTAA
- a CDS encoding DUF6062 family protein, with amino-acid sequence MKEKLYEIPLNDAMDAGEECPFCFLERKAEQELMDFVLGSCASYMESDTRAATDQEGFCRTHQKKMFDYGNALGNGWILKTYYKKLLKEMKEEFNHFAPQKISLKDRLMKKAGNENSIREWVTSKEKTCYICDRFSKRYERYVATFFHLYKNDSAFREKLTNSKGFCFHHFGDLCSGADQYLGDGERKAFYSVLFQLMEENMERMSGDIDWFIEKYDYLNRDADWKQSKDAVQRGMQKIRGGYPADPVYKMK; translated from the coding sequence ATGAAGGAAAAACTATATGAAATACCGTTAAATGATGCCATGGATGCGGGAGAAGAATGCCCTTTTTGCTTCTTAGAGAGAAAGGCAGAGCAGGAATTAATGGATTTTGTTCTTGGTTCCTGCGCATCCTACATGGAAAGTGATACCAGAGCAGCCACGGATCAGGAAGGCTTTTGCCGTACCCATCAAAAAAAGATGTTTGATTACGGGAATGCTCTTGGGAACGGCTGGATTCTTAAGACCTATTATAAAAAGCTGTTAAAGGAGATGAAGGAGGAATTTAATCATTTTGCTCCACAGAAAATCTCCTTAAAGGATCGGTTGATGAAAAAGGCAGGGAATGAAAATTCCATACGTGAGTGGGTCACATCAAAAGAAAAGACCTGCTATATCTGTGACCGATTTTCCAAACGCTACGAACGGTATGTGGCAACCTTTTTCCATCTTTATAAGAATGATTCTGCCTTTCGGGAAAAGCTGACAAATAGCAAGGGGTTCTGCTTTCATCACTTTGGGGATTTATGCAGCGGAGCCGATCAGTACCTAGGTGACGGGGAACGGAAAGCATTTTACTCTGTCCTTTTTCAGCTGATGGAAGAAAATATGGAACGGATGTCTGGAGACATTGACTGGTTCATAGAGAAATATGATTATTTAAACCGGGATGCAGACTGGAAGCAGTCAAAGGATGCCGTGCAGCGGGGAATGCAAAAAATCCGGGGCGGATATCCGGCCGACCCGGTCTATAAGATGAAATAG
- a CDS encoding AraC family transcriptional regulator, with protein MKKENLYHYSEFSEPFSCDFTTSHAAGNVDFHMHNSHEIYLLLDGHIQYFVENACYDMSPGNLILFSNREIHKAINSSNVPFTRLVIHVNPAFIRPYSTPNTNLLDCFHREPGVNNLILLPKEDYQSMISMAETLKKAIKNRGSYGSDLTEITTLLQILVLINKAYKKTGSKNTSPRPHKAQAIMNYIDENLTTPMTLDSISHALALDKYYLSHLFKSETESSIFQYIVVKRVALAKELLLKGHTVSEACYLSGFHDYSNFIRTFRQTTGCTPGQFKRLNQ; from the coding sequence ATGAAAAAGGAAAATCTTTATCATTACAGTGAATTTTCAGAACCCTTCAGCTGCGACTTTACCACCAGCCATGCCGCAGGAAATGTGGATTTTCATATGCATAACAGCCATGAAATCTATCTTCTTTTAGACGGACATATCCAGTATTTTGTGGAAAATGCCTGCTATGATATGAGTCCGGGCAATTTAATCCTTTTCTCCAACCGGGAAATACACAAAGCCATCAATTCCAGCAACGTGCCCTTTACCCGCCTTGTGATTCACGTGAATCCTGCCTTTATCCGTCCTTACTCTACTCCCAATACCAATCTCCTTGATTGTTTCCATCGGGAGCCGGGAGTAAACAATTTAATTCTTCTGCCAAAGGAAGATTATCAATCCATGATTTCCATGGCAGAGACCTTAAAAAAGGCAATAAAAAATCGCGGCTCTTACGGCAGCGATTTAACAGAGATTACGACCTTGCTCCAAATATTGGTTTTAATTAACAAAGCATATAAAAAGACCGGTTCTAAAAATACCTCTCCAAGACCTCATAAGGCCCAGGCCATTATGAACTATATTGATGAGAACTTAACAACTCCCATGACACTGGATTCTATTTCCCATGCCCTGGCTCTTGATAAGTATTATTTAAGCCACTTATTCAAATCGGAAACAGAAAGCAGCATCTTCCAGTACATTGTTGTAAAACGGGTAGCCCTGGCAAAGGAGCTTTTGCTAAAGGGCCACACCGTTTCCGAAGCCTGCTATCTATCCGGCTTTCATGATTATTCCAACTTTATCCGTACCTTCCGCCAAACCACTGGCTGCACGCCGGGACAGTTCAAACGGCTGAACCAGTAA